A single window of Periplaneta americana isolate PAMFEO1 chromosome 14, P.americana_PAMFEO1_priV1, whole genome shotgun sequence DNA harbors:
- the LOC138713799 gene encoding uncharacterized protein: protein MATKQICTVLLVLFALQNGSAFGSLVNDFITDTVSNINKLKDLAEKVVDDGNKALDDVKNQSQSVLNSAKKEVDNLLQNTTNIIQTKASGLIGNAIKIGQCVQTAIAAATKDAATGFKNITACVTDEVNAIVNPLKDLIAKGQKALTFASDLLKNFSSCLPNGLSSIGLTELMCLLSKIGSLGTDITSTITSLINDIQSITTALSNFRNAVVRCPRERIGDLVSAFGNDITNFGNCANAANAAR, encoded by the exons ATGGCAACCAAACAGATCTGCACCGTTCTCCTGGTTCTCTTCGCATTGCAG AATGGCTCTGCTTTTGGCTCATTGGTCAACGATTTTATAACGGACACAGTTAGTAACATAAACAAACTGAAAGATTTGGCTGAAAAAGTTGTTGACGACGGCAACAAGGCACTAGATGATGTTAAAAACCAATCGCAATCAGTCTTAAACAGCGCCAAGAAGGAAGTCGACAATTTGCTGCAAAACACGACCAACATCATACAGACCAAGGCGAGCGGCCTTATTGGAAACGCCATTAAAATAGGACAGTGCGTCCAAACTGCCATTGCTGCTGCAACGAAAGACGCCGCTACAGGCT ttaaaaaCATTACTGCCTGTGTTACCGACGAAGTCAATGCAATCGTCAATCCTCTGaaagatctaatagcaaaaggACAGAAAGCTTTAACTTTTGCCTCTGATCTCTTAAAGAATTTTTCATCCTGCCTCCCAAATGGTTTGTCTTCGATCGGCTTGACTGAATTGATGTGTCTCCTGTCAAAAATTGGATCTCTCGGCACAGATATAACTTCCACCATAACTTCATTGATAAATGATATTCAAAGCATAACAACTGCACTTAGTAATTTCAGAAATGCTGTTGTGCGTTGCCCCAGAGAGAGAATAGGAGATTTGGTCTCTGCATTTGGTAACGATATAACGAATTTTGGCAACTGTGCAAATGCTGCAAATGCTGCGCGATAA